A single region of the Branchiostoma lanceolatum isolate klBraLanc5 chromosome 1, klBraLanc5.hap2, whole genome shotgun sequence genome encodes:
- the LOC136428775 gene encoding ATP synthase subunit O, mitochondrial-like has translation MMAMSNSLSLLVRGLSTSAARPAAMVKAPIQVFGVAGRYATALYSAASKEKKLDAVEKDLNALQGVIDGNTNLQDLLKNPIITRAEKKSVVLDVLKEQKASPLVTNLVDLLGDNNRLGVVSGVAKTFSDIMSAHRGEVICEVTTAKALDAGTMKSLQDALKMFLKKGETLKLNTKVDPALIGGMVVNVGDRFVDMSTASKINRMAALIRQPL, from the exons ATGATGGCGATGTCTAACTCTCTATCCCTCCTG GTGAGGGGCCTCAGCACTTCAGCTGCCAGGCCAGCTGCTATGGTCAAG GCTCCGATCCAGGTGTTTGGCGTTGCGGGTCGCTACGCCACGGCGCTGTACTCCGCTGCCAGCAAGGAGAAGAAACTGGACGCTGTCGAGAAAGATCTCAACGCACTGCAG GGTGTCATCGATGGCAACACCAACCTGCAGGACTTACTCAAGAACCCCATCATCACTAGAGCTGAAAAGAAAT CTGTTGTTCTTGATGTCCTGAAGGAACAGAAAGCTTCACCCCTGGTTACCAACCTGGTTG ACTTGCTGGGAGACAACAACAGACTGGGCGTGGTCTCGGGCGTGGCTAAGACCTTCAGTGACATCATGAGTGCTCACAGAGGGGAGGTCATCTGTGAGGTCACCACTGCCAAG GCTCTCGATGCAGGTACCATGAAGAGTCTCCAGGATGCACTGAAAATGTTCCTTAAGAAGGGAGAAACCCTCAAACTCAACACAAAG GTGGACCCTGCTCTGATTGGAGGGATGGTTGTGAACGTTGGAGACCGCTTCGTCGACATGTCCACCGCCAGCAAGATCAACCGCATGGCGGCACTCATACGCCAGCCCTTGTAG
- the LOC136428784 gene encoding small ribosomal subunit protein bS6m-like, whose amino-acid sequence MPRYELVMITKALERPETVTVVKRAVQSLLEKGAIVRQVESLGERKLPYIMRAHTENFTQGRYFVVEFDGPTTLVSSMSQLLKQDLDIIRPNIIKKEVKLFPDPPCPGIVTKEPDYYSPNPSAWFGAEDVKLEKFVKKDKRMKVRKEKRRERRELRKQQEKEQQEMQ is encoded by the exons ATGCCGAGATATGAGTTAGTTATGATCACTAAGGCCCTGGAACGG CCCGAGACAGTGACAGTGGTGAAACGTGCGGTACAGTCTCTCCTGGAGAAGGGAGCCATCGTGAGACAGGTGGAGAGCCTGGGGGAGAGGAAGTTACCATACATCATGAGGGCACACACAGAGAACTTCACCCAGGGCAG ATACTTTGTTGTGGAGTTTGACGGCCCCACCACCCTCGTCAGCTCCATGTCGCAGCTCCTCAAGCAGGACCTGGACATCATCCGACCAAACATCATCAAGAAGGAAGTTAAACTGTTCCCCGACCCCCCCTGTCCGGGGATCGTCACCAAGGAGCCAGACTATTACTCACCAAACCCTTCAGCGTGGTTCGGCGCAGAAGACGTCAAACTGGAGAAGTTTGTGAAGAAGGACAAGCGAATGAAAGTAAGGAAGGAGAAACGGAGAGAGAGGAGGGAGTTGAGGAAACAACAGGAGAAAGAACAGCAGGAAATGCAGTGA
- the LOC136428793 gene encoding uncharacterized protein isoform X3, with product MDFLIEHTAQLNLSCDKHPQCFDEEVSEWISNNCPDWDNPIVRKTYTIPPTFPDIQPDNTGDLTENYVFDMLEKFGNKTEQPMFVVHSHKFHELFQSLEKGSVKNDDAYWFRGETDFVIVHQTLGVICLQVKAAVKAARAYVKAEVQLKNDQMSLTCSLKRLSTSELRRKEEKKIEQLNLSETERKEEDKKLKDTLKELETKVEEEMYKYPGFVVMSNCPRDKAGGRPGCFREDIDSAEHFEEWWEKNVKRRGEFSQEMYELMVIWFVGPRVLKESCLLGHVIDRNHSKLIKLTMDQLSIMTQDVPKQDIAGPAGSGKTWLLLEKAKQVAGKLRGNERILIMCFNRPLSLYLAKEFQKTPKVVIKTFNSILNDIKGERVDLDRLSPDEEKKLVDDCVQKLKSMQANSHKYEHVFVDEGQDMFGIWMDLVNLLHADSDEERRYRWVFFDNNQSVHYGTKYRIPKKIINNAKLMNVIVRNTHKIFECSQKCLSPSVGAKLEHRIVGLPVKWIDRLPTSTQLSYDHCLQKGVELVKQEIADLDSKSVLRSDIVVLTSDKNEGFDVGTELARRFNIPVQNAEQAIRSPDRSCITVDSIRRFKGLERKVVILFDPPLDDERSMDLNYVAMSRCFCLLVIVTTREKRRSYEEFTLELREGR from the exons ATGGACTTTCTGATTGAACATACCGCACAACTAAACTTATCATGTGACAAACATCCACAATGTTTTGATGAAGAAGTATCAGAATGGATTTCCAACAACTGTCCCGATTGGGATAATCCAATCGTTAGGAAGACATACACGATTCCACCCACCTTTCCTGACATCCAACCGGACAATACAGGGGATCTCACGGAAAATTATGTATTTGACATGTTGGAGAAATTTGGGAACAAAACAGAGCAGCCGATGTTTGTAGTACATTCTCACAAGTTTCACGAGCTCTTTCAGAGTTTAGAGAAGGGAAGTGTGAAGAACGACGACGCTTATTGGTTTAGAGGAGAAACTGACTTTGTAATCGTACATCAAACATTAGGCGTCATATGCCTCCAAGTGAAGGCTGCAGTTAAAGCTGCCCGTGCATATGTAAAGGCAGAGGTGCAACTCAAAAACGATCAGATGTCTTTGACCTGTTCCTTAAAGCGACTTAGCACCAGTGAACTTCGTCGCAAGGAAGAGAAGAAGATTGAACAACTCAACCTCAGTGAAACCGAAAGAAAGGAAGAGGACAAGAAATTAAAAGACACCCTTAAGGAACTTGAAACGAAGGTAGAAGAAGAGATGTACAAGTATCCTGGCTTCGTTGTCATGTCAAACTGCCCAAGAGACAAGGCTGGAGGGAGACCAGGCTGTTTCAGAGAGGACATTGATTCAGCGGAACACTTTGAGGAGTGGTGGGAGAAGAATGTGAAGAGAAGAGGAGAGTTTTCCCAGGAGATGTATGAGCTGATGGTTATATG GTTCGTAGGCCCTCGTGTGCTGAAAGAGTCCTGTCTCCTGGGACATGTGATCGACAGGAACCACAGCAAGCTCATCAAACTGACGATGGATCAGCTGAGCATCATGACGCAGGACGTCCCAAAGCAGGACATCGCCGGACCTGCAGGCAGCGGCAAGACCTGGCTGCTACTGGAGAAGGCAAAACAAGTCGCAGGTAAACTCAGGGGAAATGAACGAATCCTGATCATGTGTTTCAATAGACCACTTTCTTTGTACTTGGCCAAGGAGTTCCAAAAGACTCCAAAGGTGGTCATCAAAACATTTAATTCCATCTTGAATGACATAAAGGGAGAAAGAGTTGATCTTGATAGGCTAAGTCCAGATGAAGAAAAGAAACTTGTTGATGATTGTGTTCAAAAACTGAAGTCGATGCAAGCAAATTCACACAAGTATGAACATGTGTTTGTGGATGAAGGTCAGGATATGTTCGGTATATGGATGGACCTTGTTAACTTACTGCATGCAGACAGTGATGAAGAGAGAAGGTACAGGTGGGTTTTCTTTGACAACAACCAGAGTGTTCACTACGGAACCAAATACAGAATTCCAAAAAAGATTATCAACAATGCAAAACTGATGAATGTAATTGTCCGCAATACTCACAAGATTTTTGAGTGCTCCCAGAAGTGCTTGTCTCCTTCTGTAGGCGCAAAACTAGAACATCGTATTGTTGGACTACCAGTAAAATGGATAGACAGGTTGCCTACTAGTACCCAGCTATCTTACGATCACTGCTTGCAGAAGGGAGTTGAGTTAGTGAAACAAGAAATAGCTGATCTCGATAGTAAGTCAGTGCTAAGGTCTGACATAGTTGTTCTCACAAGTGACAAGAATGAGGGTTTCGATGTGGGTACAGAATTGGCGCGTAGATTCAACATCCCAGTACAAAATGCGGAACAGGCCATTCGCTCTCCAGACAGGTCTTGCATCACTGTTGATagtatcagaaggttcaaaggGCTAGAGAGAAAGGTCGTTATCTTGTTTGACCCCCCTCTTGATGACGAGAGGAGCATGGACCTAAACTATGTGGCGATGTCTCGGTGCTTCTGTCTTCTTGTCATTGTAACAACCCGAGAAAAGAGACGGAGTTATGAAGAGTTCACACTGGAGTTGAGAGAGGGCAGGTAA
- the LOC136428793 gene encoding uncharacterized protein isoform X2: protein MDLNLLIEQTAQLNLSCDKHPQCFDEEVSEWISNNCPDWKKPNVRKTYMIPPTFHDIQPDNRGDLTEKRVFDTLEKFGGKTEQPMFVVHSHKFHELFQSLEKGSVKNDDAYWCRGETDFVIVHRTLGIIFLQVKAAANKTARAYEKAKEQLEKDQESLTILIKRLSTGELRRKEEKKIEQLGLSETERKKEDRKKQLILKELGRKVEAEMNTYPGFVVMPNCPRDKAGGRPGCFREDIDSAEHFEEWWQKNMHRAEEFSQDMYELMAIWFVGPRVLKESCLLGHVIDRNHSKLIKLTMDQLSIMTQDVPKQDIAGPAGSGKTWLLLEKAKQVAGKLRGNERILIMCFNRPLSLYLAKEFQKTPKVVIKTFNSILNDIKGERVDLDRLSPDEEKKLVDDCVQKLKSMQANSHKYEHVFVDEGQDMFGIWMDLVNLLHADSDEERRYRWVFFDNNQSVHYGTKYRIPKKIINNAKLMNVIVRNTHKIFECSQKCLSPSVGAKLEHRIVGLPVKWIDRLPTSTQLSYDHCLQKGVELVKQEIADLDSKSVLRSDIVVLTSDKNEGFDVGTELARRFNIPVQNAEQAIRSPDRSCITVDSIRRFKGLERKVVILFDPPLDDERSMDLNYVAMSRCFCLLVIVTTREKRRSYEEFTLELREGR from the exons ATGGACCTAAATCTATTGATTGAACAAACGGCACAACTAAACTTATCATGTGACAAACATCCACAGTGTTTTGATGAAGAAGTATCAGAATGGATTTCCAACAACTGTCCCGATTGGAAGAAGCCAAACGTTAGGAAGACGTACATGATTCCACCCACCTTTCATGACATCCAACCGGACAATAGAGGGGATCTCACGGAAAAACGTGTTTTTGACACGTTGGAGAAATTTGGGGGTAAAACAGAGCAACCGATGTTCGTTGTACATTCTCATAAGTTTCACGAGCTCTTTCAGAGTTTAGAGAAGGGAAGTGTGAAGAATGACGACGCGTATTGGTGTAGAGGAGAAACGGACTTTGTAATCGTACATCGAACATTAGGCATCATATTCCTCCAAGTGAAGGCTGCAGCTAACAAAACTGCCCGTGCATATGAAAAGGCAAAGGAGCAACTCGAAAAAGATCAGGAGTCTTTGACCATCTTAATAAAGCGACTTAGCACCGGTGAACTTCGTaggaaggaagaaaagaagattGAACAACTCGGCCTCAGTGAAaccgaaagaaagaaagaggacaGGAAAAAGCAACTCATCCTCAAAGAGCTCGGAAGGAAGGTAGAAGCTGAGATGAACACGTATCCTGGCTTCGTTGTCATGCCAAACTGCCCTAGAGACAAGGCTGGAGGGAGACCAGGCTGTTTCAGAGAGGACATCGATTCAGCGGAACACTTTGAGGAGTGGTGGCAGAAGAACATGCACAGAGCAGAAGAGTTTTCCCAGGACATGTATGAGCTGATGGCTATATG GTTCGTAGGCCCTCGTGTGCTGAAAGAGTCCTGTCTCCTGGGACATGTGATCGACAGGAACCACAGCAAGCTCATCAAACTGACGATGGATCAGCTGAGCATCATGACGCAGGACGTCCCAAAGCAGGACATCGCCGGACCTGCAGGCAGCGGCAAGACCTGGCTGCTACTGGAGAAGGCAAAACAAGTCGCAGGTAAACTCAGGGGAAATGAACGAATCCTGATCATGTGTTTCAATAGACCACTTTCTTTGTACTTGGCCAAGGAGTTCCAAAAGACTCCAAAGGTGGTCATCAAAACATTTAATTCCATCTTGAATGACATAAAGGGAGAAAGAGTTGATCTTGATAGGCTAAGTCCAGATGAAGAAAAGAAACTTGTTGATGATTGTGTTCAAAAACTGAAGTCGATGCAAGCAAATTCACACAAGTATGAACATGTGTTTGTGGATGAAGGTCAGGATATGTTCGGTATATGGATGGACCTTGTTAACTTACTGCATGCAGACAGTGATGAAGAGAGAAGGTACAGGTGGGTTTTCTTTGACAACAACCAGAGTGTTCACTACGGAACCAAATACAGAATTCCAAAAAAGATTATCAACAATGCAAAACTGATGAATGTAATTGTCCGCAATACTCACAAGATTTTTGAGTGCTCCCAGAAGTGCTTGTCTCCTTCTGTAGGCGCAAAACTAGAACATCGTATTGTTGGACTACCAGTAAAATGGATAGACAGGTTGCCTACTAGTACCCAGCTATCTTACGATCACTGCTTGCAGAAGGGAGTTGAGTTAGTGAAACAAGAAATAGCTGATCTCGATAGTAAGTCAGTGCTAAGGTCTGACATAGTTGTTCTCACAAGTGACAAGAATGAGGGTTTCGATGTGGGTACAGAATTGGCGCGTAGATTCAACATCCCAGTACAAAATGCGGAACAGGCCATTCGCTCTCCAGACAGGTCTTGCATCACTGTTGATagtatcagaaggttcaaaggGCTAGAGAGAAAGGTCGTTATCTTGTTTGACCCCCCTCTTGATGACGAGAGGAGCATGGACCTAAACTATGTGGCGATGTCTCGGTGCTTCTGTCTTCTTGTCATTGTAACAACCCGAGAAAAGAGACGGAGTTATGAAGAGTTCACACTGGAGTTGAGAGAGGGCAGGTAA
- the LOC136428793 gene encoding uncharacterized protein isoform X1: MDLNLLIEQTAQLNLSCDKHPQCFDEEVSEWISNNCPDWKKPNVRKTYMIPPTFHDIQPDNRGDLTEKRVFDTLEKFGGKTEQPMFVVHSHKFHELFQSLEKGSVKNDDAYWCRGETDFVIVHRTLGIIFLQVKAAANKTARAYEKAKEQLEKDQESLTILIKRLSTGELRRKEEKKIEQLGLSETERKKEDRKKQLILKELGRKVEAEMNTYPGFVVMPNCPRDKAGGRPGCFREDIDSAEHFEEWWQKNMHRAEEFSQDMYELMAIWFVGPRVLKESCLLGHVIDRNHSKLIKLTMDQLGIMTGDVPKQDIAGPAGSGKTWLLLEKAKQVAGKLRGNERILIMCFNKPLSLYLAKEFQRFPNVVVKTFVSLLMDICGESVYLDVLSDYEKKKLVDDCVQKLMQAYSDPTYKYEHVFVDEGQDMYGRWMDLVDLLHADSDEERRYRWVFFDNNQSVHFGSKYSIPTKIIKNAKLMNKVVRNTANIFQCSQKCLSASVGAELAHGIVGLPVKWIDSLPASTQWLSYDYYLQKGVELVKQEIADLDSKLVLRSDIAVLTSDKNEGFDVGTELARRFNIPVQNAEQAIRSPDRSCITVDSIRRFKGLERKVVILFDPPLDDEWSMDLNYVAMSRCFCLLIIVTTREKRRSYEEFTLELREGRQWPHY; this comes from the exons ATGGACCTAAATCTATTGATTGAACAAACGGCACAACTAAACTTATCATGTGACAAACATCCACAGTGTTTTGATGAAGAAGTATCAGAATGGATTTCCAACAACTGTCCCGATTGGAAGAAGCCAAACGTTAGGAAGACGTACATGATTCCACCCACCTTTCATGACATCCAACCGGACAATAGAGGGGATCTCACGGAAAAACGTGTTTTTGACACGTTGGAGAAATTTGGGGGTAAAACAGAGCAACCGATGTTCGTTGTACATTCTCATAAGTTTCACGAGCTCTTTCAGAGTTTAGAGAAGGGAAGTGTGAAGAATGACGACGCGTATTGGTGTAGAGGAGAAACGGACTTTGTAATCGTACATCGAACATTAGGCATCATATTCCTCCAAGTGAAGGCTGCAGCTAACAAAACTGCCCGTGCATATGAAAAGGCAAAGGAGCAACTCGAAAAAGATCAGGAGTCTTTGACCATCTTAATAAAGCGACTTAGCACCGGTGAACTTCGTaggaaggaagaaaagaagattGAACAACTCGGCCTCAGTGAAaccgaaagaaagaaagaggacaGGAAAAAGCAACTCATCCTCAAAGAGCTCGGAAGGAAGGTAGAAGCTGAGATGAACACGTATCCTGGCTTCGTTGTCATGCCAAACTGCCCTAGAGACAAGGCTGGAGGGAGACCAGGCTGTTTCAGAGAGGACATCGATTCAGCGGAACACTTTGAGGAGTGGTGGCAGAAGAACATGCACAGAGCAGAAGAGTTTTCCCAGGACATGTATGAGCTGATGGCTATATG GTTTGTCGGCCCTCGTGTCCTGAAGGAGTCCTGTCTGCTGGGACATGTGATCGACAGGAACCACAGCAAGCTCATCAAACTGACGATGGATCAGCTGGGAATCATGACAGGGGACGTCCCAAAGCAGGACATCGCCGGACCTGCAGGCAGCGGCAAGACCTGGTTACTACTGGAGAAGGCAAAACAAGTCGCAGGTAAACTCAGGGGAAATGAACGAATCCTGATCATGTGTTTCAATAAACCACTTTCTCTGTACCTGGCCAAGGAGTTCCAAAGGTTCCCAAATGTGGTTGTCAAAACATTTGTTTCCCTCTTGATGGACATATGTGGAGAAAGTGTCTATTTGGATGTGCTAAGTgactatgaaaaaaagaaacttgttgATGATTGTGTTCAAAAACTGATGCAGGCATATTCAGACCCGACATACAAGTATGAACATGTGTTTGTAGATGAAGGTCAGGATATGTATGGTAGATGGATGGACCTTGTTGACTTACTGCATGCAGACAGTGATGAAGAGAGAAGGTACAGGTGGGTTTTCTTTGACAACAACCAAAGCGTTCACTTTGGAAGCAAATACAGCATTCCAACAAAGATCATCAAGAATGCAAAGCTAATGAATAAAGTCGTCCGCAACACCGCCAACATCTTCCAGTGCTCCCAGAAGTGCTTGTCTGCATCTGTAGGCGCAGAACTAGCCCATGGTATTGTTGGACTACCTGTAAAATGGATAGACAGCCTCCCTGCTAGTACCCAGTGGCTATCTTATGATTACTACTTGCAGAAGGGCGTCGAATTAGTGAAACAGGAAATAGCTGACCTGGATAGTAAGTTAGTGCTAAGGTCTGACATAGCTGTTCTCACAAGTGACAAGAACGAAGGTTTCGATGTGGGTACAGAATTGGCGCGTAGATTCAACATCCCAGTACAAAATGCGGAACAGGCCATTCGCTCTCCAGACAGGTCTTGCATCACTGTTGATagtatcagaaggttcaaaggGCTGGAGAGAAAGGTCGTTATCTTGTTTGATCCACCTCTTGATGACGAGTGGAGCATGGACCTAAACTATGTGGCGATGTCTCGGTGCTTCTGTCTTCTTATCATTGTAACCACCCGAGAAAAGAGACGAAGTTATGAAGAGTTCACACTGGAGTTGAGAGAGGGCAGGCAATGGCCGCATTATTGA